The DNA segment GGCTGTCAACtggatggtatcaaaatatcctcTATCAAATATAAATCTTCATATATCAATATACCAATCGTAATATTTGATGACTTGACACATGCTTGCACGGTGGAAATACTACTAATGATTCCACAAAATTATCTCgttgattaattttttacttaACTACAATAATTATCCAAACTCTTCATGTAAGTACACATCATAAATTTCTTAAGTGGTTTAAGCTCACAACCCCATTATATTATTCAAACTCTTTCATTCTACTAACTTATAAATTGGAGAGATCTTCCCTAAGTATATCTTTAATATAATATGGTAAGATCCCTCGTCAATCCTTTCATACTATCAAATTAAACTTAGGACAAACTTGGATGCTTGACCTGAGTTGATATCGAATCGTtgacttttaatgaaatcaaaatcTATATTAACGTGATCCAACTACCAAGAGTTGGAATATCTAACTATATATCCATCCAAAACCATGGAGAATGCATCTCGAAAAGCCAATAAAAGAATCAATGCATGCTAGAGAGAATAGGGGATACAAATCCTTTTTCTTAAAACCAAAGTGAAGGCCACGAGTGGGTATCGTACGAGACAAAAGGCGAAAACCAATAAATAAATTACCGATCCCTCTAAAGGACAACACTAGCGAGgcatattgatgatattttacaTTTACTTTGGTCCTACCTACTAAGTCAGAATATTTTACTTTAATCTATCTATGCAATAAATGTCGCCCTTCGATTGGGGTCAGCAAGGATTTGACTAGCAATTGCAAGAAATCCTTATCAAATCAAGTATCCACCTTCTCTTGCTCATAATTTTCCTCCTAATTACTACAATTTCTCTTTCTGAATATTGATTTCTTTTGCTAATTTTAATTTTGACCGGACTCAAATTAGTTTTCCACTCATCGTATTTATCGGTCATTTGACAGCGATCAACTACACCAATATATTTGTAATTTTTGGAGCTTTGCATGCTAAACTAAAATTTAAATTGGTATATATAAAATCATTAATTCTAGCTTTTTCTCTCgttcatttattattattttttatattttttaatattctaaaTATCGATCGTCTTCGCCCCATCATTAGGCCTTGTTGCCTTCTTGTCATGGCCCCTCCTCACAAACTGAGGATCAATTTTCTCCTACTTTTTCGTATATGACCCATCACATTAGACATTATTCATATGAATCCACTTGTCGCTCTTCCATTATAATCGTCACGAAGTATCTCTCTTATATGTCGGCCACAGGGTTCCCATCGATGATCACTATCTccatatctaaagaacttgttcaTGAATGTTACATCGACTCAAGATATAGCATGGAGAGCAAGACCGCTACGTATGTGTTATGTGTTATGTGTATGTATTATATCATATATCTGGGATGCTGTCACGGCCAAGCTCGACAAAAGCCCGGCATATCGGACAAGCACCAGCCATGGATCGATGCGGTCCAGGTGGAAGGCATGACGGCACGGCGGAAGCAGTCGACATCGATCGCCCTTGTGGATCTCTTCCATGCATATGCAACAcgcggacgaggaggaggaggaggccgcaGTTGGAACAGCGTCGTATTCAAGCACGTCAACTCGGAGCACTCGAAGCTCTTCCGGAGAAAGCCCCCTATTCTCTTCCTCTTCGGCTTCCTCTTCCTCATCGGCTTCGTCTTCGTCATCGTCGGTCACAAAGCCACCGATACGAAGCATATAGTCCACATCATCGGAATCGTATTCTCCGCAAAAGCAGCAGACGAGTGACAGTAAACAACATATCGCAGTGATTGAGATGAATGATCGACAATAACCCATCTCGTATATATAGAGGTAAGAAATGTCGCATTTGTATAGGAATTGGAATCCCACTTGTAAAAGAATTATAAGTATGATGGGAGAAAGAGAAATAGAACAGGAGTGAGCAAATATATAGGAATCGGAATCCTACTTGTAAAATAATTATAAGTATGATGGGAGAAAGAGAAATAAAACAGGAGtcagcacatatatatatatatatatatatatatatatatatatatatatatatatatatatatatatatatatatatatgaattggaaTCCTACATGCATATATAATTATAAGTAtaagagttaattatatattGGCCCATGTAGTTAGTTATTTTTAATGTTTCGATTTTTATACTTtagaaaattatattgacattcctataattatgaaagtgaaatatctagatccatttaccCTAATAACGTTAGTTTTATCGAGAATAACTTTGATAAGAAGCAAAACAATTTTGATGAGGACCCCAGGTCATCAGAGAATAAGGCATCTAAGGAGAAACTAATGGCGTTGCTGAACATCATGGTGGCATGATTAGCAGTCGAGGCAGAGAACCGACCACCAATGCGGGAGTGCTATAGATGACTAGGGAGGTGCGGGTGGAGGTGATAGTCTAGTCTAATAACAGCGACCACTTGCTAAGGAGGTGGTTGGACATGGTGCAGAGCTTGCTGAGAGAGCATAGATCGAAGGGCGATGATTGCCCGACGTCTACATCGACATCGACATAGATGCAAAGGGTGAGGGTTTGAGGCTGGGATCCACTAGACGAGTTAGAGGCGGGACAGCTACTATCTTTCGCTGTAGATGCCATGACGACCACCACCATCTGCGTCGATGCCGAACAAGCAATAGAGCGACGTGGGCAGGCAATGATGAGGTCGGGGGCACACTCCTCATGGAGGCGGATGACATCGTAGTGAGAGTAAATCTTATTATCATAGGAGGTGGCTAGGCAATTGCGTCGGCATTGACGCCAGCAGTACCGTCATACTCTACCGTTGCCATCGAACGTTAAAATTCTTTTTTTAccctttattttttatatttctatcgaTAAAATTAATGTCATTATGATAATTTGacctaaatgtttcactttcgtaattataaCAATGTAAtgttttaaagtataaagatcaaaataaaCTAAGTCCGACTTATAATATGTaggaataaaaagaaataaaacagGAGTGAACGTATATCTCTTCTTACTCCGCCTCCTAATCGGGCTCCTACTTAACAGCACAAGGAGGTTTTTGAGTTGAGATTCTCATTGAATGGAAACATTCTTTTGTGTTGATtgaatcatcaaagaaaataatCCTGTAATCGATTTGGTCGATGCAATATGAAAGAAAATAGTCCTTGAATTATTCGAACATGAAAAGGAACGTTCATTACATCGATTTGGTCTACACTTATGTATGTATACGTATGTATTGTATTTATTACATCAAATATTGGTCGCTCGCAAGCGGGTCCACCTCAGATCGGCACATCGGACAAGTAGTCGCGCGCACCAGCCATTGATCGATGCAGTCAACGTGAAAGGCATGACTGCACGCCGGAAGAAGTCGATATCGGTCGCCATTTTGGAATCCTTCCATGCATATGCAGCACACAGAGGAGGCCACAGCGGTTGGAACAGCATCGCCGCCGTCATGCACGTAAATTGGCAGCTCTGCAATCTCTGCCGGAAAAAAGCCGTCGTAGTCGTCCTCGTCGTCTTCTTCGTCTCCGTAGTCTTCGTCTTCGACGATCTCAGAGCCACCGTTCCGAAGCATGTTATCTTCTTCATCGACATCGCACCTTCCTTCTTCCATCTCAAAACCACCGTTCCGAAGCATGTTATCTTCTTCATCGGCATCGCACCCTCCTTCTTCCATCTCAAAACCACCGTTCCGAAGCATGTTATCTTCTTCATCGACATCGCACCCTCCTTCTTCCATCTCAAAACCACCGTTCCGAAGCATGTTATCTTCTTCATCGACATCGCACCCTCCTTCTTCCATCTCAAAACCACCGTTCCGAAGCATGTTATCTTCTTCATCGACATCGCACCCTCCTTCTTCCATCTCAAAACCACCGTTCCGAAGCATGTTATCTTCTTCATCGACATCGCACCCTCCTTCTTCCGTCTCAAAGCCACCGTTCGGAAGCATGTTATCTTCTTCATCGGCATCGCACCCTCCTCCTTGCATCTCAAAGCCACCGTTCCGAAGCATGTTATCTTCTTCATCGGCATCGCACCCTCCTCCTTCCATCTCAAAGCCACCGTTCTGAAACACATCATATTCATCACCGGAATCGCCATGGCAACAACAGCACCTGAGTAATCGGAGAAAACCCATCGCAGTGGGCTTCGATTGCGAAGAAACAGTATTCGTGGGATTtaggtttgtatatatatatatacttcaccTCGTTTAAAGTAGGCACCGTATAGGAATCGGAATCCTATTCGTGAAACAAATGTATTCCTCCTGCTGATAGGCCTCTTACTTATCTAACACGATTCTTTTGATTGATTGAATCATCAAACACGACAATTCTCAAATCGATTTGAGAACCATCTGCTGCTTGTCTCTCCTTCATTCACCACACCCTACTTATAAATCAATACTCATGATACTTACTTTGTCATATTAGTACCAATCATAATCTTCTCTAAATTAGATATGCTAAATCAATCGAACATTTTATCATTAATTAAACTTTCAACTTTCACAATCTTTTATCATTAGAATAAGACCTTTTTTTCTTGATTGTTTAACTACGAAGTATTCGAGTACGGGTTTCCTTTGGTGCGAAATCAGAACAAGGAAAATAAAAGCCTAGACgttcattaaaaagaaaaaaagtcaaAATGAATGAGTGTTTTTCGATAATTCATCCAAAGAAAATTAAGAAGCCTTCAATATTTTACCACTCTTTCCAAAGTAATTTGATACCAGGAAAGATTTTTCTgaggaaaataaaaagaaaaaccaaGTCTCCAACAATTACTTTTGGGAACACATTTAAAACacgttaatatatatattttaaatacaaATCAAAAGTATCTTTatctttatctaaaattataaaattataaaattattatttttaaataaaaatttatttattttctttttaaaaatcattttctatttatttgtatgattatataatttatttattataaatttgggttatataatttttttaaaaagattaaatatatttatttattttaattttttaaactgtatgataaaaaataataaaaatatatatattttttaaaaaaaaaataaaaatatataatttttcatcTATTATTTTTAAACTATATGTTAAAAATAAAATTGTGTTTCCAAAACCGAACATGCAACCCCTTGTCGAAGTATGCGTATCCTCTGCCAAACCCAAGTACACATGACGGAGAAGAAAGATAGATACGTCAGTCCTGTTCTTGTTCGATTGCAGGAGGAGCTAATGGATTATTTTTAATGTTGTTTCCCCACCCCTCCACCTCTCGAAAGTTCCTGCGTCATCCTCCACTCTCtttatctatctatctacctatctatctatctaatttTCCTACACTTATTCCTCGAGACGAAAAGAAAGCATGCGATAAGTCTCACATGGAGCAGGAGGAAGGTGGAGTTGGGTCTCCGGACTCGGTAAGTCCATTCCTGAGGAAGACCCGTCTGAAGGGAAGGCTGTTATGGAATGCCTCGTTTGACCATCGCTGTGTTTCCTGTTGGCTGCGGCTTATGTTGCTCTCCTTTTCTCGCGTCTGAGAACAAATCGATTACTGAGGCACACTGTGCTTCTTGCTGACTTTATGGTTGGTGAACACACGGGGAAGAAACACGCCTGTCCCACCGTGCTCCCTTCTCAGACCACTCGGTCGAACCGTGCCGAACAGCCGCAGCTCCCTCTGCAGAACCCGACCAAACACCTCTGAGAAGGATGAAAATGCAGAAAATAGTTTTCAGAGAAAGAAAAGTGAACCGTACCTGTCGCTGAGCCACCACCACTGGACCAAACCGGTGTTCCCCCGGCCTCGAACCGGTTCTGAACCCCCCCCCGTCGTCACCGCCCGGAGACGCCCCTTTAGTCGAAATCTCCAACATGTTGTAAACTAGCCCGGTCCAAACCGAGCCGCCACTCCACCAGGCTTCAACCCCTGCCACCAGAAAAGGAAAGGGCTTAAGGTGCGAAGACAATGGACCGAAGCAAAACCCAATAACGATAGAGAAGAGGGAAGAGAGACGTGGCTGAAGCGGAAGGATGGAGCGGGCCGAATGCGGCGAGTTGTCCCGCGAGATCTTCGACGCCGGAGACATGATGGTGGCAGCGGCGGAGTCCGAAGTCTTAAGGGGTGTCGTCAAAAGTCGTGGGTTGCGAAACACGGTGTCGATCCAATGGCTGAGAGACGCGTCACTCGTACGTGCGGCGCGTCGCATCTCTGGATTCCCACGTGAGCGAGAGACGGGAGATGCGTCATCCCACGTGAGGGTAGGGTCACGTGAACGAGCGAGTCCACATTCCGTGGGCTCGGTCTACGGCAGGTGACCAGAAGTATGCCACGTCAGCAACTATTTTGACTGGGTCCGGCGCACGTATGTGGACCGAGGTGCTTTTGTGAGCTCCATTTGCCACTTCGGATTAGTGCTCGGTTAGTCCAGCTGACGCTTGCTTGCCGTCTTTAATAGATTTGAAACAGAGGTTGCCATTTACGGGCAAATTATACATTAGTCCTTCTAATTAGATAACTTTAGTAACATAATtcttatactttcaaaagttcAATTGAGactcttatatttataaaaataaaatatttaaccacatttctctctttcttatttttaatcatataaaaatatcattttaaacGTGtaggatataatttttaaaagtataaaaattaaaatactaaaaatagttaattataaaggataatatgtaattactcTACACTTATGAGATATAATTAATGATTATCATAATGTATCTATattcataaaaattaattttgagatATATATTAAGATTATTCTTGAAGAAGTACCGTAAAAACTTAATAATTTTATTCATTTAGATGattatatttatatagatttgaGGAAGAGATTTTTCTTATTTATGTGTTCAAatcatgcttatatatatatatatatatatatatatatatatatatatatatatatatatatatatatatatatatatatatatatatatatatatatatatatatataatcctcaAATCATGATTGAGGATTAGAATATATAAGAAATGAAAAGTTGTAATTCCATATTTATATCTATCATGCTGTTGTAAGATTAAGTTTTCGTTAAATACGTCAATCTtgagcgagaggctttgtgagggaGTCAGTCAGTTTCAAAAGTATGAATATAAGAAACACTTAATTGACATTTGACAATTTGATCTTAAGAGTCtatgataatatatttcatgCGAGAAAGAAACATTATCGATAGGTGGTACCAACATTATCACAACATATTATTAGAGTGGATTATGATATGATACCAAGTTCATATAGTAGATTGGTGACTCGGTTGAGTTCTGCAGCGGTGGTGGCGATGGCTTGGTATTTAGTTTCAGTGGTGGATCCTACAATTATATTAGGTTTCTTACAACTTCAAATGATCAAGTTTGCTCCAAGGAAGACTATATATGCTgatgtagatgttctatcatcagtaTTATATGTCTAATCAGTATCAATATAGACATAAAAATAAAGTGACGAGTGTTTACGAaaacaaaaattataattaagAGTCCTTTTAAGATATTGCAAGATACGCTTTAGTACAAACTAATGTATAATAGAGaatcaatatataaattatgataatttattaattatatataaaatttataaatatgtaAGAGATAAAtactccaaagaatcaagaatttATCTATACTATATGAGATCCAGAGtatgaatgttattatatatATGAGATCCACCAGAGAATATGATAGTAACttttttggtattatgtatgttcgtctttgataatagatctcgagtgtatttttttttagataaaaaaaattagaagatgttaatattatttttacttctaaaaaataatttaagattTCTAAGGTTTTAATAGAGAATCAATTTGCTAATTACTTAAGGAATtacttaatatttataaaattattatctaTGATGATAATGTCATTTATATAAATCATTAGATATATGATATATCTTTCTTGTTATTGTAAGAATAAAGAGCTATCAAATTTAGAGTGAGAAAGTCGACTAACGTGAAAAGTGAGAGTTTGGTATACTAGGCTTTTGGAGCTTGGTAAagtttataaataattatttataatttataaatatgatttGGATATTAAGAATGGATGAAGTCaaagataattatataaataCTATTTAATTAAGGTCTCATATAAGAAAGTATTATTAACATTTAATTGGCGTACATGTTAACTTTGAGCGATAGTCAAACTCAGGGTGAGTTAAATTATCATCAGTTTAACAATCCAGTTGAAAGTCTTTATGAAACTAACACTTGATCATTTGTGAATTTTTTTGCCCACTAAACATGCTTTGCATTTGGTAATATATTCATTTGGATTTTGCTTAATTCAAAAGATTCACTTACAGTTGATAACATTTTGTGTGATGTGAAATAATACAAAAATTCAAGAGTTAATTCCTCACATATGATTTTACGCTAATGTGAAAATTTTTTAGCTTGGGTAATGCTTATGAGTTTAATAAGATCAAGTGGAGAGCTTATGGTAACGTGAAGGTTAAAGATTTGATatgatttaaatatattatttttagaacATGTTGTCATGAGATATTTAGGCTCCATGGTAATATTAGATTATGTTGATAGTATGAGAATTAGCGAAAAGTCAGTAACATATACTTGATTCTAATGTATTTCGATGTCACTTGGTCGAGAATAAGACAAAGACATCATTTATGGTATCACTTGTACATTAGGCGTTGGGAAATTAATTGATGGAGAGATGGATAGAGAAATTATATAATGGGTAACATACTATTGAACTAGAGTAATAAGAGAATACATGTCTAGAAGAAAATTGCTAGTTGATGTGATAAAAGATGCACTTGAAGACAAGGTATACTTATATGAACTCAGTAATGATTGATTATTGTTGTGGCTAGTAGTGAGATGGTGGATATAAGGAAGAATTAATATAAAAACTTGATGATTTATTCATtgagatataatatatttatataaatttaagaaaaagtttttttcaatcattcaaatttaattaaaGATTAAAACATATAAGGAATATGTaaatttatcatttcatattaatTTAGATCATAATCCTCTATCAGTTTTCACTGTTTAGCCGCACTTATTACTCTTCCAAATTGATGCTCAGTGTGGTGAGCCTTCATGGTTTAACCCTGACTTCATGCATCGGATCGAAACGCTTGAAGTGGGCGAGCCGAGCCAACTCCTCGACCGAACCCGCGATCTCCCGGGCTCGGACGTCCAACTGGGTGAGGAGGGATGCGATCGTCGCCAAGTGGAGGACATCGGACGTCGCCTTGCCCTCCGACAGAACATCCTCCAACTTCCTGACCGTCGCGACGACGGTCGACGCGTGGCGGCTGGCCAAGGAAGGCACGGTCATGGCCCGGATCGAGGACGACAGCTCCTTCAATGCCTTCGCCGATTCGGAGCTCATCTCCTGGCACGTCTTTCGGATCTTCAAGTGGAGGTCCGGATCCGAGCTTGGCTGCTCAAGAAGATGTTCTTGTTGAAAGAGCGTACAACTTTACTCTTCATTGAAATGAAGGAGTTACAATGAGTCGAGAGATTTATACCTTGAATTTTGGATAGGTGGTGATGTAGGTAGCAAGAGCG comes from the Musa acuminata AAA Group cultivar baxijiao chromosome BXJ2-8, Cavendish_Baxijiao_AAA, whole genome shotgun sequence genome and includes:
- the LOC135620444 gene encoding uncharacterized protein LOC135620444, which gives rise to MGFLRLLRCCCCHGDSGDEYDVFQNGGFEMEGGGCDADEEDNMLRNGGFEMQGGGCDADEEDNMLPNGGFETEEGGCDVDEEDNMLRNGGFEMEEGGCDVDEEDNMLRNGGFEMEEGGCDVDEEDNMLRNGGFEMEEGGCDVDEEDNMLRNGGFEMEEGGCDADEEDNMLRNGGFEMEEGRCDVDEEDNMLRNGGSEIVEDEDYGDEEDDEDDYDGFFPAEIAELPIYVHDGGDAVPTAVASSVCCICMEGFQNGDRYRLLPACSHAFHVDCIDQWLVRATTCPMCRSEVDPLASDQYLM